CGCCGCGGCCCTGTCGGCGCAGGGCTCTGATCGGGTGCCAGAGCTCCCGGACATCGTCCGGCGTCGTACGCCATATGAGGCCGTCCGGATGGTGCAGGACCGCCGTCACCTCGTCCGGCGTCGGCGGCTCCGCGTTGCCCCGCAGGTAGACCGCCCGCAGCCCCAGATTGCGCAGCCGCGTCAGCGCCCTCGCACGGTTCACGGCGTGCACGATCATCCTGACCGTACCGCCCGTCGGCGACGGGTTCGGCAGGGTCAGCGCCACCACCACGCTGCCGTTCGGCAGCTTGCAGAAACCTCCTGCGGACATGCTGGGTCACACCCCCGTGAGACGTTGCACGAGGCCCCTGGCCGGACCCCGCGTCAATAAGAAATCCACAGACGCACCTAAACACGATCGGCCGTCGCCCGCTAGAGGGCGACGGCCGATCATGGTTTGACCTGCGGAAATGCTACTTACTTCGTCGAGCGACCCACCTGGACCGTGATCGTCGAGCCGTCCTTGGGCTGCTTGATGATCTTGATCTGGGTGTTGGTGTCAGTGACCTTCACGCTGCCCGTGGGGTTCGACGCGTACCAGTAGGTGCCCTTGCGGTCGTCGAAGACCGAGACACCCTTCTGGGACTTGATCTTCAGCGCGACGTCACCGTTGTGGAGCGTGACCTTGTCGGTCGCGTACTTGCTGAAGGGCGCGTCGAACGGCTGGATCTTGTTGCGCAGAACCGTGCCGTCCTTCCACTTCAGCGGCTTCGCGTGCGCGTCGACCGGAAGGATCAGACCCTGGCCCGGGTGGGCGCTGGTGTTGTTGTCCTTCTGCGAGGTGTCCCACTGCCAGACCATCAGGCCGGTCTGGTACGGGTAGTGCTCCACCCAGTCGGGGCGGACCTTGGAGCCGAAGTTGTACGGGCCGACCTCAAGGGTCTTGTCGTACGAGACGTACTGACGGTTCTCGGCGAGGTAGTACTGGTCGTACTTCTTCGTGAAGGACTCACCGATGCGCGAGAAGCCCTTCGACGCCCAGCCGTTGTCGTCGCCCTCGGCGCCGTCCTCGAACAGCTTGGCGCCGTCCGCGGTGATCGCGAGCGCGTCGGCCGCGAAGCCCTTGCCGCCCGCGCCGCCGTCCGTGGAGTAGCGGAAGCGGACGTCGACCTTGTTGCCCGCGTAGGCGTCGAGCGGGAAGACCAGCTTCTTGTACGCGCCGGAGGCACCGGTCAACGCGGGCTTGTCGCCGGCGTCACGGGTGATCGGCTTGCCGTCCGCGGTGCCGTCGACCGGCTTCCAGTTGGCGCCGCCGTCCGTGGACACCTCGGTGTAGAGGTAGTCGTAGTTGGCCTCGATGTCCCACCAACCCTGCAGCGAGAGCTCGGCCTTGGTCTTGCCGGTGAGGTCGACGGACCGCGTCAGGGTGTTCTTGAGGTCGTCGCCCTGGTCGCTCCACCACTGCTTGGAGCCCTCGGCGGGCTTCACGACCTTGGTGGTGACGGACTTCTTCGGCAGGTCGACGACGAGCGCCTGACGGTGCCGAGTGTTGTACTCGGAGACGCCCAGCTTGTGCTCGGACGTCGTCGCGGCCTTCGCCTTGGCGTAGTCCAGCCAGCCCAGCTGGAACTTGTCCCAGGCGGTCATGTCGCCCGGCATGTCACCGATGGCGTCCTTGCCGGTACCGAGCCAGGAACCGGCCGACATCAGCGACCAGAAGCCGACCGAGTTGTCGCCCTTGCCCGTGGTGTCGTACAGGTCGGGCAGGCCCAGGTCATGGCCGTACTCGTGCGCGAAGACGCCGAGGCCGCCGTTCTCCGGCTGCATCGTGTAGTCGCCGACCCAGATGCCCGTGTCGCCGATCTGGGTGCCGCCGGCCTTGTTGTTCGAGGGTCCTGTGTTGCCCGCGTCGTTGCCGTAGGCGTACCAGCGGTGCGCCCAGAGGGCGTTCTCGCCCTCGGCGCCGCCGCCCGCCGACTCGTCCTCGCCCGCGTGGACGATCTGGAAGTGGTCGATGTAGCCGTCGGGCTCGTTGAACTCGCCGTCGTTGTCGAAGTCGTAACGGTCCCACTGGTCGTACTTGGCCAGGTCCGCCTTGATCTGCGCGTCCGTGCGGCCCTTCGCCTTCTGGTCCTTGGCCCAGGCGGTCACGCCGTCCTTGACCGCGTCCCAGACGTTCGGGCAGTTGGTGTCGCCGCAGTAGTTCGAGCCGTAGCGGGCCTCGTTGTTCTCGACCTTGACCCAGTCGGAGACCGTACCGTCGACCGAGTAACGGCCGGACGAGGTCTTCTCGTAGTAGGTCTTCAGCGAGTGCTTCGCCTTGCCCTTGGAGTCCTTGCCCTTCCCGAAGTACAGGTCCTGGAAGTGCTTCTGGTTGTAGTCCTTCTGCCAGGCCGTGCTGTTGTCCTTCGCACGGTCCGGCTTGGCTATCTTGTTGTGCAGCGGTCCCGGCTTGCCGCCGTACTTCTTGACCGGCTGCTCCGGGCCCTCGGGGCCGTCCGGGTCGTACATGGTCGTGTCGTCGACCTTGCTCCCGAACTCCACCAGGATCGTGAAGATCTTGTCGGTCTTCTCCCGGCCGAGCTCGACGTACTTCTTGTCGTCGAGCTTGACGACCTTGGAGGCGCCCTTCTTCTGGACCTTGGCGTCACCCGCGACGACCTGCTGCAGGGCGGCCTTGCGCTGCTGCGCCTGCTGCTTGCTGAACGGACCGTCCAGGTCGTGGTCGACGTGCGCCTTCGGGCGCGACGGGTCCTGCCGGTCGATGGCCGGTGCCCCGCCCGAGGCACCGTCCTCGGCGGAAGCCGTCGCTGCCGAGAACGTCGCGGCGGCCGCGGCCACCGCCACGGCCACCGCGGTGGCTCTGAAGGTCCGAGTTCTGACTGTCACTTGATGCTGTCCTCCCCCGCGCCCCGCGCGAATAGGCGGACCGAAATTCCCGGTCGGAGGAGGTCCGCGCGCGATGTACGCGTCACAAGTGACGACATTCGACCGGAAGTACAGGAGAAAAGACAGTCCTTGACTTGAACAGGCCAAGTGCACTATGCAGACGCGCGGAACCGGTATGCGGACACGGAGCACTGTCCCGCGGCGAAGGACAACGGGCGCGCCCCACCGACCACTTGGTGGACGACATGAACCCGTGCGCCCCCTGTGCTCCGGCACCGTGGGTTAGGTCACGCTTACCGCCCGTTCCCGTCGGGCATGCAGCGGAATAGAGTCAATCGACGGTGCGCTACCGCGCGGGACGGCACAACCCAAGTCGTCGCCGTCGGGCCCCCTTTGATTCGTATACAGCCGTTCACACATCCGCATCCGCCCCCATGACCACAAGCCGTGGGGGGATCCCTGCCGAGGACGGATCACGTCATGCCGCGTCCCATGCCACGTCCGACCACCGCACAGATCACCTACGGGTCGGTGACCGTCGTCTTCTCGACCCTCGCGATGCTCCTGCTCTCCCAGACCTCCTCGGGAGTCGGCATCGCGGTGATAGCCCTGGCCGCCCTCGGCCTCGGCTTACTGGTCGCCATGACGGTCCCGCTGCCCAAACAGCCCGCGGCGTCCGCGGCCCGTTCCGTGCCGGTGGAGCAGCGTGCCGCCGTGCTCGCCGACTCCGTGCGCGAACCTACGCGCTGACCACCACGGTCTTGGCGGCCTTGTCGTGCAGGCCCTGCTTGTAGGGCTTGTCGAAGAA
The sequence above is a segment of the Streptomyces sp. Je 1-369 genome. Coding sequences within it:
- a CDS encoding immune inhibitor A domain-containing protein: MTVRTRTFRATAVAVAVAAAAATFSAATASAEDGASGGAPAIDRQDPSRPKAHVDHDLDGPFSKQQAQQRKAALQQVVAGDAKVQKKGASKVVKLDDKKYVELGREKTDKIFTILVEFGSKVDDTTMYDPDGPEGPEQPVKKYGGKPGPLHNKIAKPDRAKDNSTAWQKDYNQKHFQDLYFGKGKDSKGKAKHSLKTYYEKTSSGRYSVDGTVSDWVKVENNEARYGSNYCGDTNCPNVWDAVKDGVTAWAKDQKAKGRTDAQIKADLAKYDQWDRYDFDNDGEFNEPDGYIDHFQIVHAGEDESAGGGAEGENALWAHRWYAYGNDAGNTGPSNNKAGGTQIGDTGIWVGDYTMQPENGGLGVFAHEYGHDLGLPDLYDTTGKGDNSVGFWSLMSAGSWLGTGKDAIGDMPGDMTAWDKFQLGWLDYAKAKAATTSEHKLGVSEYNTRHRQALVVDLPKKSVTTKVVKPAEGSKQWWSDQGDDLKNTLTRSVDLTGKTKAELSLQGWWDIEANYDYLYTEVSTDGGANWKPVDGTADGKPITRDAGDKPALTGASGAYKKLVFPLDAYAGNKVDVRFRYSTDGGAGGKGFAADALAITADGAKLFEDGAEGDDNGWASKGFSRIGESFTKKYDQYYLAENRQYVSYDKTLEVGPYNFGSKVRPDWVEHYPYQTGLMVWQWDTSQKDNNTSAHPGQGLILPVDAHAKPLKWKDGTVLRNKIQPFDAPFSKYATDKVTLHNGDVALKIKSQKGVSVFDDRKGTYWYASNPTGSVKVTDTNTQIKIIKQPKDGSTITVQVGRSTK